The Caloenas nicobarica isolate bCalNic1 chromosome 8, bCalNic1.hap1, whole genome shotgun sequence genome contains the following window.
AATTTTTGAAGTCTTACTTAAAGCAATCAAGCACAATCCTTTAATCAACATCGCTATTCCCAAGATCAACATCCTCTCTCACTTTCATGTCAACCGTCTCCAAAATTCCCTGGTCATCCCAGCAACCAACTGCACAGTCCAGACAACACTGTCATTTTTAGGCCCAGTTCCATGGTTTTCAGGACTTTCCCGGGCCAGTGCTGTAGCTACTGGGACCAGCTGCGCTGATGGAGCAACAAGCCACAGCTGCACACCCTGCACAGCTGAGCCCCCTCCGGGTGGgtggccagggctgctcctgggccttttaaacccctccgggggctgctgggagtTTCTGGTGCCTATTAAGAGTGAGTGGTACCCGGCTCCTGCTAACTGGGAGCTCACTTGGGTCTCCTGGGTGCCTCCTGAGAggttgctgctgtttgctgggagctgctgggagcccaCTGCTGCTTGTGGTGGGTTGCACTCCGGGTGGGTGTTGGTTTCTGGGCGAAGCCCCCCTATTTATCTCCGAGTAAGGGCTGCCCTTGGGGGTTGCTCGGGGttctggagcagcagagccagtgGTGGCTGTTTCTGTGGGTGGGTGGTGCTGGGCGGGGTGGGTGATGCGGGGCAGGTGATGCAGGGATGCTGACCTGAAGTTTATCCTTTTTCTCTGCTATTACAAGCTGAGTGAGGCCCTTGTGCAGCCTGGTCCCTCCTCCAGAGCAGTTCCTGCAGTGGTTTTATGCCACACCATGGGTGGTTGTGTGTGCCCCTTCTCAGTGGTGAGGGGTCTGGGGTGCCCTTTTTGTGGGGACTGAGGCATCCTGGGGTTTTGGAGGGGCTGCAGTCCAGCTCCCCTAGTGAGGGCTGGGaggtgtgtgtttgcttttgcaggTGCCTGAAGAAGCTGCTGAAAAGGAGGGAGCCCTGGGGTGAGTGTTcactttgtttctgtgtttgcagtgggtgggggctgcagagcagggctccCCTAGTAAGGGCTGGGATTTGGTTTGCGTTTAACGCTTTTCgttgtttttttcaggtggCCGGATGCAGGCGCTGAAGAGGCTGGAGCCCCTGGGGTGAGTTCTCTGGTTGTCCCCGGGGGGTTGGTTCCAATGTTGGGGCCCCCCAAGGgctggttgtgttttgttgtgtttaacTATGTTTTTTTGTAGGTTCCTAGAGGCAGGAGCTGAAGAGGCTGGTACCCTTGTGGTgagtgttgttgttttttttttttttctttttgcctattttttggtggtgggcttgggatattttttgttgtgtctaattttatttttctttcttatttttcaggtCCCTTGAGGAACcagcaagaagaggaggaaCTGCAGGCTGGTAGCGAGCATGTagtgattttgtttggttgggggcTAGAGAATGGGAGAAAAACCTATCTCTGGAGATAAAGATAGTTTTGGGGGGATGGGGGTGGGTTTTGTGCACCTCAAACTGTGGCTGTGGGGGGGGGGGCCTCCTCTGGGAGGCCCCTCGGTGGGGGTAAGAACAAAGTGGGGCTCTTTTTGCCGGGACCCCCCAGTCCCAGGCAGGGAGGCGCGAGGCAGCATTAGAAGAACTGCTGCCCCTCTTTACCTCAGGTGTGTCCAAGATCtgctggacctgctggaaatTGGTCCATGTGCCACAGGGACTTGGAGATGGTACCTCGGGAAGCGCATCCTTATGGACAAaagctgcagggagggaaaggggggtgtgggggtgaggtTCAATGAAATTTAGGTTGCTTTGTGGTgacatttttaccttttcttccccttttttgtcATTTATCTTGGCTCATAGCTCTGCTGTGTCTGGGAGGTGGCTCCAGCTCCTGAGTGCTTGGCTTTGTCCTCGCTGATGGACTCTTCTCCAGGACTTGGCTATTCCTGAGCTGCTGATAAGGTAAGTCAGAGAATCACTTGGTTGGAGAAGACCTTTTAGATCATAAAAATCCAACTGTTGACTTAACACTGCATCGGTATCAGTGCTGATGGCAGTATTTTGCATGGGCACAGACATGATGAGCCTGCATTTAGTTCATGCTCCATTACatctaaaacaaataaaaggaactTTTTCTAATCCGGGTAAATCCATCTTTATGCTTCCTATACTGTGCATGTTTACACTCATGCTCCTTAAATAAAAAGGATAACTTGTCTCATTCAACTAAACAGAAGGTCAAGAATATTTTGAGCCTAATTAACTGCCCCCCAAAGGTCAGTATTTGTATTATCTCTGAACTGTCTTGATTTTTAGTAACTGTTTGGAACATGAAGGCTGCTTGTTCAAGAGAATAATACATACAAAAGATAGGTGACAGCTGGAAGCCATTTTCTCacataaaagcaacaaaactcTTACAACCACGTAAGTTGCCAAAGAACTCAATGTTGGCTATTCTATGGTCCTTCAGGGTTtcaagcaaattggaaaggtgaaaaagcttgaTAAAGCaggtgcctcatgagctgactgAAAATCAAAAAGATCATCATCCTAAAGTGTCATCTTCTCTTATTTTATGCAAAAACAATGAACCGTTTCTTGATTGGATTGTGATATGtgatgaaaagtggattttatatgacAACTAGTGATGACCAGCTTGGTGGATGGACCGAGAAGAACCTCCAAGgcccttcccaaagccaaagTTGCACCCAAAAAAGGTCAcagtttgctctgctgctggtctgatccACTCCAGCTTTTTGAATTCCAGTGAAACCATTCCATCTGagaagtctgctcagcaaatGGATGAGATGCACGAGAAACTGCAACGCCTGCAGCTGGCATCGGTCAATAGAAAGGGCCCGATTCTTCTCCACAACGCCCGACCGCACTTCACACAACCAACACTTCAAAAGTGGAATGAATTGAGCTATGAAGTTTTGCATCATCTACCAcattcacctgacctcttgcCAACTGACTACctcttcttcaagcatctcaaactttttgcagggaataTGCTTCTataaccagcaggatgcagaaaattatttccaagagTTTGTTTGAATCCTGAAGCATGGGTTTTTTGTCCCACAGGAATGAACAAACTTGTTTCttgttggcaaaaatgtgttgattgtaatggctCCTATTTTGATGAATAAGCGTGTGTTTCAGCCTAGTTATGGTTTAAAATTTATGGTTCAAAACTTGCACTTACTTTTGCATCAACCTAGTAGTGGTTGCGTGTTGTGTGGgggtgtttttgtgtttttttttgatttgtttcccccccacccccccagcagcctgtCTTAGCCTGTGTGTAAAGCACATGTAACTCTGTTAACCTCTTACCTAGCCTTTAGGTCACTCTGCTCTAGCCACTTGTAAattgaaaaagacctttaaaaatcATCGAGTATCCTTGAGCAGAGCGCAAGAGGCTGTGGCCCTCTGCTGGTACCACTTGCACTTAACTGACATCTCACAGCGAGAACTGCCAGGTACCAGGAACTGTTTGCATTGTGTGACAGTGTTCTTGTGGTGCCTGGAAAGAGCTGCTCCTCTTCAGGTGCTTTTTTTGGGCTCCCTCTCTCTATGCGAGCCAAGTTCTGCAGCCAAGAGACTTACAAAGTCCATCCCCAATAGGGCTTTTTACAGACCGAACACAAAACTAGCCCTCTCTGGCTGCTGGCTGTGCAAGTCCTGTGCTGCTCAGGATGCAGGTGACAGCAGCCCTCTCAAGATACAACACGAGCCCTTGCTTGTGGCTGTACACCTTACACTAAACAGAGCCCTGTCTTTGGGGAACGTGGGGAAGCTAAGGAGGATAATGGAGCACTCCATGGGAGGTCAAgtgtatttattattaattaccAGCAGTACTGAGACTTAACACCATGTGAGGTGTCATCTCACCTTACTTTACCTCCCCTCTTCtgtgctgcccagggctgtttgAATTCCAGCATCAATAACCTCTAAGGGAACTTCTCCCTTTTGCAGCACAAACACCGGTGCTATGCTGTGGATGATAAGCACTAAGTCCATGTGCAGGAAACAAATCGGAACTCAGAGAAACTTCCCAagggaaaataacatttgtgCCAAGCTGGGCAAAGTGCTCACCTCCCTTGGGGGCTAAGTTAATTAATGCTGCAAAGAGCTTAACCACCAAATGGAGTGGAATAGAATGGAGTGATGCCCGAGGGCTCTCCTGAGGATGGATTTTTACTTACTCACCCTCAGACTGGTACTACATGGTCTGATGGATGCACTTGGTGTTGCAGGCCAGGCAATCCTGGCAGGCGAGGGTCACCTGTGAGTCATCCAGCAGCTGGTTGCAGCCTGCAAGAGAGGGAAGGGACATCAGAATGCACATCAGCACAGGTGTGAAGTGCCAAGGCAAGAGAAATGACCAAGACCGAGTCCCACGCATGCAGCTCCAGCCTagttttccccattttttaCATGTACAAGTGAGactcccagcagcacagacacaatTACTGCTCAGAATTGCTGAGCTCCGTGAGCTCACCAGTGCAGCAGGACCACCAACCAAACTGCCCGTTCATTGCCTGGGGGCTCAGACACCTTTGCCTCAGGCACCTCCCAGGGCTTGGAAACTCAGAAGTGCTTTAGCAGCAGCAATCTCCTcttaaaaccccaaaccccggtctactcttaaaaaaaaaaataaaaagcctgcTCTCCACAAGAGCTGCTGCCTTGGCCCCGTGGTACAATCCCACCACCTCTTTCACTGCGACCATCCCTGGGAGCGGGACCTAACACGTCTTCACCTCCAGCCCGAGCACCAACACGCTCCCTGGGGTGCTCAGAGGCACCTGCGGGAGCAAAACGAGCTATGGCAGGCTGCGGGACAAcatttatcatagaatcattgaatcgttttggttggaagagaccctggAGATCATCGAGTCAAACCACagcctaactctggcactaaaccatgtccctaagaacctcatctacctgtcttttaaacaccatTATGTTATATCCATTATATTATATGCATTACATTATATCATATCCATTATATTATAGCCATTATATACTATATGCATTTATGTGCTCTGTCTCAGggggaaaggggaaataaaagagATTTGTCCCACTTTCTAGGCCAAAACTAAAGCCAAGAGGAACAAAAGCACTAAACCGACACAGCGTTGGATTGACCCTTCCTGCTGCAAACATCCTATAAACATGTGCAAACATGGAGCCGGCTGCTCAGAGACAACAATGACCACGTTCATGCCCACGACAACCTCCCCGAGGCAGCCGGGACGAGCCGAGTTCCCATCTCGGGCGCCACTGGCACGGTCCCTGCACTGGACAGGGCTTCTGAGCAAGGACTCACCACTAGaaaccagagctgctctgctcacaAGTCCgcccagcagctctggacaTTAAGAGATGCTGCAAACACCGGCAGAGGcacaaaaaagcaacagaaaccaACTCAGAACTTTGCCTGATCCAATTTGTCCACTTTATCCAGGAGATCACTTAATGGCACTAGAAGATATTTAACAACAGCAGCACTGGCCCCACCGCAAACCAACTTCTCTAAGCTTGCTGCACCAAAAACCGCACCAAGAGCCACCCTGGGAGGATGCCCGCATCGTCCTTCTCTAACAACCAGATTACGGACAGCCAGAGCTACATGAGCGGCACACAGGGGCCAGCAATCCCGAGCTGCCCGAGCCCAAACTCGCCTCCCGGAGCAAGCAAAGGACAGAGAAGGCTCAACCGTCCCCTCCGCAGgggttccagcagcaccagccgaACCCCGAATGCTCACCTTGTCTGTCTGGAGCGGAGGCGATGGCCGGTTTCTTCCCACTGTTTCTCCGGAGGGGCTGTGAGCCACGGTGCGAGCCAGGAGGGGGCTGGTCATCTGCGGGATCGGAGAaacattttggctggaaaagtccctcaagatcatcgagtccaaccattaacccaaccctggcactaaaccatgtccccaggaacctcatctacacatcttttaaacacctccagggatggtgactccacgacttccctgggcagcccgttcctATGCCCAGCAACCCTTTCTGGCATAAAAAACCtccccaatatccaatctaaacctgccAGTGCAACTTGAGgatgtttcctcttgtcctatcgcttgttacttgaGAGGAGAGACTGGCCCTCACCTTattacaatctcctttcaggtagttgtagagagcaagaaGGTTTCAGAGAGGGTCAGCGACCAGGTATGGGGGTCCGTGGGTCCCCCCCACAGGGATCCCTCACACGGGCAGGGTGGCTGGGACGGAGAAATGGCCTCTCTCCTTTGAGCAGGCTGTCACCACTGCTCTTTCCACCTCAACGCCACCAGTGGTCACTAAAAGACCCCCTCAGACTCAGGGTAGGAGCGCCCCAGCTCCCAGAGCCTCTCCGAAAGCTCCCGCCGGCACCGGACACGGCTGCAGCTCCGGCTGGGCACGGCGGGGCTGCTCCTCCCGCGGCCGTGCCAGGCGATGGCTTTTGGCCTCAGACCACAGCCACCCCCTCCCACGGACCCTCCGGCAGACACTCACCAGGCCTCAcgtcctttttcctcttcttgggCCTGGCAGAAGCCGCCCCCCAGCCCGTGCCGTGGATTCGGGGCTGGGACTGACTGCAGGACCACGATCCCTTTCAGGCCTGGGAAAAACAAGACTCCGTCCCAAAAAGCACCTCAACAACGTGCGGCAGGGCTGTGGAGGTGTATGTGTGGGGGGAGTCTCACATCCCTGCCCCCACTCCGGTGTTTACCCCCTTCCCTGACCTCCCAAACATCCTCACAGAAACCCAAAGCCCttccagccctacagacacacTTCTTGGGGGGAACAGTGAGGCAAGCGGGGATTTTAATTCACTCTCATCACCCGGGGCACTCTCCTTGGGACAGATTTTCATCTTTGGTTACTTAGAGTGGGATTATGCAACCGTCAGGGTACGAAACCCCCGAGCGAACTGAaccccagaggctgctgcttgcAGGGGGGGCTCACAATGAGCTGGGCTTCCCCCAGCACTGCTTGGGTCCACAGGGAGGAGAACACTCGTCTCCCGGGACAGAAGAGGAACCCGACTCGCCCTGAGCACCCATCGCAGCGAAGCCTGGCAGGATTtgtgtccccagctccccggggagcccccaCTTTGCTCCCCGATGCCAGGGgagagctgcagcccaggagggaTCAACCCCTTCCCCGCAAAGCTCTGTGCTGGCAGAGGGAGGGGCAGGAAATTAAGCCCCTGCTAATGAAGCACTGATAACGAGCAGATGTGAGGGCAGCTCAAGCAAATCCAGGGCACAAGCATGAGGCAGGGGAACAAGTGGCATCAGCCCGATACGGCCCCTCAACACCCACCGAAACCCTCCACGCGTTCCCCCAACACCTACCGCCGGAGGCAGGGAAGTCAGCGAACTCCTGCGCCGGGCTCTGATGGCTGCTGAAGGTGCAGATGCAGGCAAAGGAGTGACACTGAGCGACACGTTGCGAGACAATGACAAAGGTAGAGAAAACCCCAGGCGGACGGGACAGAAATGGGGCGGTTCCCCTCCAAAAGCTCCCAAGGGAGGTTCGTGCCCTGGGCCTGGGCTGAGGAGCAAGAGAGTGACCCCAGTGAGACCCCGCGGCGCTCGGAGGAGCCGCCGGCTCCGAAATGTCAAGTATTTCTCCCATGCCGACTGCACgttccccttcccctgcccgGGCTGGCTCCAGGCACAcggggtggctgtgggggctGTCCagctcccctcagccccccgcTCACCGCTGCTCCCCAACACCGCCAAACCCCCGTCCTGGGGCAGCACTGGGCACTGCACACACAGCCCAGACTCCAGGCTGGCCCCCGCGCCCAGCGAGGGCGACAGGAGAGAGACGGAGACAGCGGGCACAAGGGAACGGGATGTTTATTGTCACCGGTGGAATAACCAGGCTGCTTTGGTATCTGCAAATCTTCTTCGTATCTCTGCAGCTGAGACCAAAATCCTGCGTTGGGTTCTGCTACCGGCCTGGCAGTCTTCACAGtctggaaaaaaggagagacatTGTAGAAGCAGGGGAAGGGATCACACAAACAGCTTTCTTCCTCTTACTTAGAGTAGATTTTGCTATGGAATAATAAAATAGGTATTTTGGTGAGCTGACCTCACCCTGTGCATGCTAAGTCCTCCTGGCACGTGGTCCGTGTTCCAGAATGGATTCGTGGGCAAGACATAAAAAGGAGCTGTTGAATTTGCTGGAAATGTGAATGCCTCTCACCAAGCGTGGTGACACCGCTTGTCTTTAAGACAGAGTCACGTATCTGCATGCCTATGTCTAGTGCTTAGCAAAAGAGTTATCTAAATTAGAGACTTTACAGATATACCTACCAAATGCGTAGGTATATCTACTAAAAGACTGTAAAGCACGAGTCACATGTATTGGACAGGCTTCCAAAGAAAGCTGAGATGCTATTACTTGCAGCTAGTTAGTCCCAAGCTATTTTGCAGGCCTAACAGATGCTGTTTCTTTACTGTGTTGAGCTGTCACACTGGTGATAAGAGCAAATCCTGCAAAACAACATGTGCACATACTCGCTTCCTTTTCACTCATTTGCTTTATGTCTCTGCCTTTACCTTCACTTATCATGACCAAGCAAACAATAGGGCAGATGTTCACAAAACCAACCAATTATGCATATTTGCTACCAGTGCTTAAAGCCTATTTGCATTTGTAATAGTATTTGTCCCAGAAACCTCACATTGAAAGCTTATTTGTCCAAGTTGGGAGTAAAAATCTTACAGTGGAATTCTTAATTCAAATGTTGAAAATCTACATAACTGCTAATAAGCAGGCCAGAGcaccaaaataattctttgaGAAATCACCATTACTCATTACAAGCATTACATTTCTCGCCCAAAAGATATCTAAATATACGTCTGGGTATAGGTACAATACCTCAAAGGCATCCTTGAGCGGGAGCTTTCGGTGTTTCATCAGGTAAGCCGTGCAAACGGCAGCTGATCGGCTGCGGCCATTTTTGCAGTAAACTAAGCACTTCCCACCGCTCTGCACAGCCTCTTCTATCGCGTCACTGCACCGCTCAAAATACCGATACAGGTCTTCAGCCGGATCATCGAAGACGGGAACGCGTATGCCGCGGACATGCTGGAGGCCGGGGAACGGCTGCTGCCTGGTGACGTTGACGCAGAAGGTGACCCCCGCTCGTGTGAGCAGCTGCTCGTCGCAGGCTGCCCGCGCGTTGCTGATGAGGAGCGAGGCGGTGACCTCGTAGAGCTGGAGCATCGGCAGCCGAGGCCGCGGCGTCTCCAGCACC
Protein-coding sequences here:
- the DUSP28 gene encoding dual specificity phosphatase 28, with translation MLQLYEVTASLLISNARAACDEQLLTRAGVTFCVNVTRQQPFPGLQHVRGIRVPVFDDPAEDLYRYFERCSDAIEEAVQSGGKCLVYCKNGRSRSAAVCTAYLMKHRKLPLKDAFETVKTARPVAEPNAGFWSQLQRYEEDLQIPKQPGYSTGDNKHPVPLCPLSPSLSCRPRWARGPAWSLGCVCSAQCCPRTGVWRCWGAAVSGGLRGAGQPPQPPRVPGASPGRGRGTCSRHGRNT